One genomic window of Cannabis sativa cultivar Pink pepper isolate KNU-18-1 chromosome 2, ASM2916894v1, whole genome shotgun sequence includes the following:
- the LOC115719269 gene encoding uncharacterized protein LOC115719269 encodes MMGFSGFLQILLTYFLRDLAWPLLAFVYPSYCSVKAIEVNTLQDAQKLNAYWIVLSLILLIEHALGTLLQRLPFWTYIRLVVVCWLVIPHFDAAFYVYKHLLHPCFSIINCSNQEKKNQAETETTNARENGYELVLDNIASKSNSINFDVAVVKDINSKDVVKEEVTSANQLRQAEPTQLLIENKNFVASETKRKIVQHQAAVRDFPSASNVVHNKWTCLICKVTTETEINKNSHLRGKKHKAAYEALKANNLTSLLKIVPPPIPKKSDKVSKQKATASNQFSNEHKEEPKTSTSRRSRRENKLGMEHGDDGKDTEKSRPYKVPSSTKVKNALRCRICNVECSSSISMQSHLKGRMHLAQLGLSK; translated from the exons ATGAtgggtttttctgggtttcttcAAATTCTTCTTACTTATTTTCTACGCGATCTTGCATG GCCTCTACTTGCTTTTGTGTATCCTTC ATATTGTTCTGTTAAGGCAATTGAGGTTAATACCTTACAAGATGCTCAAAAGTTGAATGCTTACTGGATTGTCCTCTCTTTGATTTTGCTTATTGAACATGCTTTAGGAACCCTCCTCCAAag GTTACCATTTTGGACATACATTAGGTTAGTGGTTGTTTGTTGGCTAGTGATACCTCACTTTGATGCTGCTTTTTATGTCTATAAACACCTTCTCCACCCTTGCTTCTCCATTATTAACTGCTCCaaccaagaaaagaaaaatcaagCTGAGACAGAGACAACAAATGCAAGAGAAAATGGATATGAACTAGTTCTTGACAACATTGCTAGCAAA TCAAACTCGATCAATTTTGATGTTGCTGTGGTGaaagatataaattctaaagACGTGGTAAAGGAGGAAGTTACATCAGCTAACCAA TTGAGGCAAGCAGAGCCTACTCAGCTTCTAATAGAGAACAAGAACTTTGTAGCCTCAGAGACTAAACGAAAGATTGTTCAACATCAAGCTGCTGTTAGAGACTTTCCCTCTGCTTCTAATGTAGTCCACAACAAGTGGACTTGTTTAATATGTAAGGTGACAACTGAAACTGAGATAAATAAAAATTCCCATCTTAGAGGGAAAAAACACAAGGCTGCATATGAGGCACTGAAAGCAAATAACTTGACATCTTTGCTCAAGATTGTCCCACCTCCAATCCCGAAGAAATCCGACAAAGTTTCGAAACAGAAAGCAACTGCAAGCAATCAGTTTAGTAATGAACACAAAGAGGAGCCGAAAACTAGCACGTCTCGACGTAGTAGAAGGGAAAATAAACTCGGTATGGAGCATGGGGATGATGGGAAAGATACTGAAAAGAGTAGGCCATACAAAGTACCTAGTAGTACTAAGGTGAAGAATGCTTTGAGGTGTAGAATCTGTAATGTGGAGTGCAGTAGTTCAATTTCCATGCAATCCCATCTTAAAGGAAGAATGCACTTGGCTCAACTAGGGTTATCAAAATGA
- the LOC115719268 gene encoding methylmalonate-semialdehyde dehydrogenase [acylating], mitochondrial has product MSQFSIQRVRSLKALRPQIFSLRSSGFSTATSPSNKQDPPRVPNLIGGTFVDSQSSSSIDVINPATQEVVSQVPLTTNEEFKAAVSAAKQAFPSWRNTPVTTRQRVMLKFQELIRRDIDKLAHNITTEQGKTLKDAHGDVFRGLEVVEHACGMATLQMGEYVSNVSSGIDTYSIREPLGVCAGICPFNFPAMIPLWMFPVAVTCGNTFVLKPSEKDPGASIILAELALEAGLPKGVLNVVHGTNDIVNAICDDDDIRAVSFVGSNTAGMHIYSRAAAKGKRVQSNMGAKNHAIILPDASEDATLNALIAAGFGAAGQRCMALSTVVFVGDAKSWEKKLVERAKSLKVNAGTEPDADLGPVISKQAKERICNLIQNGVDSGAKLLLDGRDIVVPGYERGNFIGPTILSGVTPDMECYKEEIFGPVLLCIHADSFEEAINIVNRNKYGNGASIFTTSGIAARKFQNEIEAGQVGINVPIPVPLPFFSFTGSKASFAGDLNFYGKAGVNFFTQIKTVTQQWKDLPGGSGINLAMPTSQKA; this is encoded by the exons ATGTCCCAGTTTTCGATTCAACGAG TTAGGAGCTTGAAAGCTTTGAGGCctcagatcttttctttgaggAGTTCTGGGTTTTCTACTGCCACTTCTCCCTCAAACAAACAGGACCCTCCG AGAGTTCCCAATCTAATTGGAGGTACTTTTGTTGATtcacaatcatcatcctccatTGATGTTATAAACCCT GCAACACAAGAGGTTGTTTCACAAGTTCCTTTGACTACAAATGAAGAGTTTAAAGCAGCAGTATCTGCAGCAAAGCAAGCATTTCCGTCATGGCGTAACACACCAGTTACAACCCGTCAAAGAGTGATGCTCAAGTTCCAAGAGCTTATTAGGAGAGACATT GATAAGCTTGCCCATAATATTACAACGGAACAGGGAAAGACACTGAAGGATGCACATGGAGATGTTTTTCGTGGTCTAG AGGTGGTGGAACATGCTTGTGGTATGGCAACTCTGCAGATGGGAGAGTATGTCTCCAATGTTTCTAGTGGCATTGACACATACAGCATTAGGGAGCCACTTGGTGTCTGTGCTGGGATTTGTCCCTTTAATTTTCCAGCAATGATTCCATTATGG ATGTTCCCTGTTGCTGTTACATGTGGGAATACATTTGTTTTAAAGCCATCTGAAAAAGATCCAG GTGCATCGATAATACTTGCAGAGTTGGCATTGGAAGCTGGTTTGCCAAAGGGTGTCTTGAATGTTGTTCATGGAACAAAT GATATTGTTAATGCAAtttgtgatgatgatgatatcaGAGCTGTATCGTTTGTAGGCTCTAACACT gcTGGCATGCATATATATTCAAGGGCGGCAGCTAAAGGGAAACGTGTCCAG TCCAATATGGGGGCCAAAAACCATGCGATTATCTTGCCTGATGCAAGTGAGGATGCTACTTTGAATGCCCTTATTGCTGCTGGATTCGGTGCAGCAGGACAGAGGTGTATGGCACTAAGTACCGTTGTTTTTGTCGGAGATGCGAAGTCATG GGAGAAAAAACTAGTGGAGCGTGCCAAATCTCTTAAAGTAAATGCAGGAACAGAACCTGATGCAGACCTCGGTCCAGTTATTAGTAAACAG GCGAAGGAACGTATATGcaatttaattcaaaatggTGTCGATAGCGGTGCTAAGCTATTGCTTGATGGCAGAGACATTGTG GTCCCCGGATACGAGCGTGGTAATTTTATTGGACCAACCATCTTATCAGGTGTCACACCTGACATGGAGTGCTACAAG GAGGAGATTTTCGGGCCAGTTCTTCTTTGCATACAT GCTGACAGCTTTGAAGAGGCCATAAACATTGTTAACAGAAACAA ATATGGAAATGGAGCTTCTATATTCACAACCTCTGGCATTGCTGCAAGGAAATTTCAGAATGAGATAGAGGCAGGACAG GTCGGCATTAATGTTCCCATTCCGGTTCCCTTGCCCTTTTTCTCGTTTACTGGTTCGAAAGCATCTTTTGCTGGAGATCTTAATTTCTATG GTAAAGCGGGTGTTAACTTCTTTACCCAGATCAAAACTGTAACTCAGCAATGGAAGGACTTACCAGGTGGCAGTGGAATTAACCTAGCAATGCCTACTTCTCAGAAGGCATAA
- the LOC115718823 gene encoding uncharacterized protein LOC115718823: protein MEYLKFLTQNKDLECGFFVFGLSSQVLGFFGLFLMFLLGLKFLRMGYLLNLTQIFSRFFGEAMNLKDKRCRFKGRDESNTMSCLCNDTRDDSNNNEAEYEDKDVKEREVNSCCELSEEFRVISLRKLVKIERKRAKKARNELDKERMAAASAAMEAMAVILRLQREKNTIEMEANQFRLMVEYKLEYDDQMINYLQWIVTKHDSEKSLLEDELRLCKEKLELLTKENSDEV, encoded by the coding sequence ATGGAGTACTTAAAATTTCTGACCCAAAACAAAGATTTGGAATGTGGGTTTTTTGTGTTTGGACTTTCCTCTCAAGTTCTTGGATTTTTTGGGctgtttttaatgtttttattgggCCTAAAGTTTCTAAGAATGGGTTACTTGCTTAACCTGACACAAATTTTTAGTCGTTTTTTCGGTGAAGCAATGAATTTAAAGGATAAACGGTGTCGTTTCAAGGGTCGTGATGAGAGCAACACCATGTCTTGCTTGTGTAATGATACTCGTGATGATTCGAACAACAATGAAGCTGAGTACGAAGATAAAGATGTAAAAGAACGGGAAGTTAATTCGTGTTGTGAGCTTAGTGAAGAATTTCGGGTAATTTCATTAAGGAAATTagtaaaaattgaaagaaaacggGCGAAAaaagctcggaacgagcttgaTAAAGAGAGAATGGCGGCTGCATCGGCAGCAATGGAGGCAATGGCGGTAATTTTGAGGCTGCAGAGGGAGAAGAACACCATAGAAATGGAAGCTAATCAATTTCGTCTTATGGTGGAGTATAAACTAGAATATGATGATCAAATGATTAATTATTTGCAATGGATCGTGACGAAACACGACTCCGAGAAGAGTTTGTTAGAAGATGAGTTGAGGTTGTgtaaagaaaagctagaattatTAACTAAAGAAAATAGTGATGAGGTATAG
- the LOC115720729 gene encoding uncharacterized protein LOC115720729 — protein sequence MMGFSGFLQILLTYFLHDLAWPLLAFVYPSYCSVKAIEINTLQDAQKLNAYWIVLSLILLIEHALGTLLQRLPFWTYIRLVVVCWLVIPHFDAAFYVYKHLLHPCFSIINCSNQEKKNQGETGTTNARENGYELVLDNIASKSNSINFDVAVVKDINSKDVVKEEVTSANQPSSDSTKNPEVKEIKPVSVEDDKLVKQSSSDGPNLTKKDVSDVKLTEKKEVKEPVQASRVEPKPAEVTEKRTIITTEAKQTVPEIPSARAQLSLPLLPKSFQKEWKCPLCKVKVQSEITFFSHLQGRKHKDMEMEEATKAKKSQPKIVIPKKSNQSTEGEPRNLAKNQMDTPKVVFSYAQNQSNELGKQAFPIIVRHDMSKGILKTNNIAVSSSSVKTAIAPVAKPKVYHPYCHVCNVSCSGKIDMDSHLKGRRHLSQLQLLGTK from the exons ATATTGTTCTGTTAAGGCAATTGAGATTAATACCTTACAAGATGCTCAAAAGTTGAATGCTTACTGGATTGTCCTCTCTTTGATTTTGCTTATTGAACATGCTTTAGGAACCCTCCTCCAAag GTTACCATTTTGGACATACATTAGGTTAGTGGTTGTTTGTTGGCTAGTGATACCTCACTTTGATGCTGCTTTTTATGTCTATAAACACCTTCTCCACCCTTGCTTCTCCATTATTAACTGCTCCaaccaagaaaagaaaaatcaaggTGAGACAGGGACAACAAATGCAAGAGAAAATGGATATGAACTAGTTCTTGACAACATTGCCAGCAAA TCAAACTCGATCAATTTTGATGTTGCTGTGGTGaaagatataaattctaaagACGTGGTAAAGGAGGAAGTTACATCAGCTAACCAA CCGAGTAGCGATAGCACAAAGAACCCCGAGGTGAAGGAGATCAAACCAGTTTCAGTTGAAGATGACAAATTGGTTAAACAG TCAAGCTCTGATGGGCCTAATTTGACAAAGAAAGATGTTAGTGATGTTAAATtaacagagaagaaagaagtTAAAGAACCTGTTCAG GCTAGCCGTGTAGAGCCTAAACCCGCCGAGGTAACTGAGAAGAGAACAATTATAACTACAGAGGCAAAACAAACAGTTCCTGAAATCCCATCAGCAAGAGCACagctttctcttcctcttcttccaaAATCATTTCAAAAAGAGTGGAAGTGTCCTTTGTGTAAGGTGAAAGTTCAAAGCGAAATCACCTTCTTTTCTCATCTTCAAGGTAGAAAACACAAGGATATGGAAATGGAAGAGGCAACTAAAGCCAAGAAGAGCCAGCCAAAGATAGTCATCCctaagaaatcaaatcaatctaCTGAGGGGGAGCCAAGAAACTTGGCGAAGAACCAAATGGATACTCCTAAAGTTGTATTTTCCTATGCTCAAAATCAATCCAATGAGTTGGGGAAACAAGCTTTCCCAATCATTGTTAGACATGACATGTCTAAAGGCATCTTGAAGACTAACAACATTGCAGTTTCATCGTCGAGTGTGAAGACCGCCATTGCTCCTGTCGCGAAGCCTAAGGTTTACCATCCATACTGCCATGTTTGTAATGTGAGTTGCAGTGGTAAGATTGATATGGATTCTCATCTCAAAGGAAGAAGGCATTTGAGTCAACTTCAATTGTTGGGGACAAAGTAA